The genome window AGGTCCAGAGCACGCTTCATGACTTTGACGGCCTCGTCATAAGGAGTGGGGTTGGCGCGCCAGGTAAGGCCTGTTGGTCAGTTTAGAAGGGCTTTTTTAGGCGATGGGATGGGAGAGGATGTGGACGTACCCATGAGACCAAACCCGATCGGGCCGATGGTTTTATTGACGAGAGTGACAGTCATGGTGAAAGGGTAAGGTATTTAAAGGATAAGTTAAGGGAAACGGGTATTGAAGGTGGTAGATTGATATTTCTAGGGAGCTTGTGACGATAtcaagatggagagaaagaacagAAGTAAAATGTCAGATGAGGACGAGAGAAGACCAGCGGGGGGTAGTAATACTTAATCAATCCCGCCACTACTatttggagggaggggtaaATCCATCACTCTATTCACATCAGCGAAATGCCCTAAATCACATCGGATATACGCATTAATGTCCGCCAAACTCCGTGAGAATCCCTGTCACGGACTTGCCTCTCTGAGGGCTCCCCGACCGATCGGAATGCCGCCCTGAGAGGCGTAATAGAGATCAAGATGTTGGAGGAACCCTCGATCATCTACAGCTGAAACGCCCAATACCCCTCCCCTCTACGGCCTAGACGCAGATCATCTGACAGCGAATACCTAACACTTACTTAGTGCTTACTTCTCCTTCAGACACAATATTGCGAACACAAATACTTGTACAGTGGCTATGCATTGCGCTGACGTTGACTGAAGATCcttagagaagaaggatcttCATCTATTCCTTGTCCCAGTTCCTCGATTATACTGACGTTGAAGAGGCCAAGGAATTACTAGATGCGCGCAAGCGTTTTAGTTTCTTCTACTTAGATGACAGTGCGGTCGGGGACCCAGTTCCTGCAGATCACGAAGCAGATCCCCCAAATGGAGACGCATCTCTTCGAACCAATTACCTATCCAGAAAAGCCAAAAAGTACGACATTCAAAACCAGGGTCTCGTTATTCGGGCACAGCCCCCCTAGCAGCGACGGTGATCGACCGGCATAACACACGAGACTGAATGAAAGTGTAAAATGCGCGATGCACAGTCCTGGACGCACCAAGCAGAATAGAGCAATTCCAACTACAGAGGATGCAACTAGAAAACATCAATATCATGCAACCGCTCCGCCAGATCTCATTCCTTTTTGGTCCCAGACTGCTAGTTGCTCACCTAAATCTACGTCCGTAACTGCTATGATGTGGCTCGAACCATCATCCAATGGATAATGAACactaatttaatattcttttcatACTATTAATTCACTGCCCCTCTGGAGTGCCTATCAGGCGACCATGCCCGCCTTTTCCAAAATTTCCCCTGTAATCCGACTTCGATCGCTTGTCAGTGGCCTCCACTGGCATGATATTATGTGCAAATGGATTGAATAGGCACCGGTTTGCTAATATTAATCATGAAGTGGTAGTATAGACTCTAGAAGAAGCACAATGAGAACTTGATATACAAATGACAGCAAAGTAGCCACTTAATATTGACACATCTCAAAACAACGAACTCACCCTACCTCAACGTATCTACACctgcttccccccctccttgcCTCCATCCTGATATAACCTAAGCCAAATATCTAAACTATACGTGACATCAATTCCCCACCGGCAATCCATTGTTATAAACAAACAACCCCTTGGGAtcccacttcttcttcaactccaaCAATCGTGGCAGCTTCTCAGCCCCATACCACGCATCCAAGCCCTCCGTACCATGGGCATAGCTCACATACACCTGCAACCGGTCAAACCCGCTTGTCGCATTGAATCTTGAGATCCAGCGACTGGCCAGGTCGTTCACCGGCTGTGACAAGGAGGCGTCATCGTAGGCGAATGTGAGCATCCTAAGTATACCCCATGTAAGTTAATTCCTGCTTGAAAAACGAACGGAAGCATTGATGTAAGCCACTTACACATGCGCTGTGATATCCCGATAAGGATATGCTGTTTCCTCATCCTTCACGGCACGCACTGCCTGTGTGGAGAAGAATTCAATCTCGTAGCTGGACCCCGTTGCTTCCGGGTACGCGTAGTAGAAGTCAACCATTGTGTTGAAAAAGGCAATGTGAGTGGGTACATCAATGCGCGCGACTCCCAGCGCCCAGAGATTGTGCATGTCGCCGTCGATGCAGAAGTCAGCGTCCATCCCGAAGAGCGCCGATGTATCGAGTACGTTCCATGTCAGCTGGGTGATGTTGCGCTTGTGGTAGGGGAGGTCGAGGAATGGTTGGAGGTGAGCGAGACCTTCGGATTTAGGGCCGGCGTACGCTGCATTGAGGATGATAGAGGGCTGAGTTCAGACAGTCAGTCGTGTGTCTAAGTCACTGTGAGTGATCAAACAAATAGAGCACATACACCGTAGGTAGTATCGTTAATAACCAACGTAAACAGAGAGAGTGGCTGAGGGAGAGTGCCATTAAATGAGGCAAGGATTTCAAAAAACGAGCCATTAGCACTGGCCGGAAATAGAAAGTCGGCATTCAAGACGGAGCCATTGTTGGTCAGGTCGTAGATGGTGTATGTCGCCTCGGTAACAATCCCGAAATTGAAACCCGCACCGCGCATGCCCCAGAAGAGGTCGGGCTCCTGGGTCTTGGACACGGTGATGAGACTACCATTGCTGGTTACCAGTTGCACGGACTCGAGCGCGTCGATGATCAGGCCGTGGATGCCTTGGTAGCGACCCACACCGGCGCCCAGTGTGGCTCCTACCATTCCCACACAggatccagatccagtcTCTGGTTTATCTCTGGTTAATGACCTTCTAAATTCCCATGAGATGCTTTTAAACTTACGGATCTCCTTTCCAGCGCTGTAGAGCGGCTCGAAAATATCACGAAACCGCACACCACCTCCTATGGTCATTCGATTGGCGTCCGCATCCACGGCTACCTGATTGAAGCCGCTAAGGTCAATCTCGAGGCCGTATTGCAGCTCAGCAAACGTCGTCGTGTAGCCGTGTCCGCCACCCATGGCCAGGAAGGGGATATTGTGCGTCGAGGCATATTTGACCTTTCTACCATCAGTACTGGGGAATGCATAGAGAACAGAAAGAATTGAGTTTCAACCTACAATTCTTTGCACATCCAGAGTCGTGTTCGGCTTGATGGAGGCGAAAAAAGTCGGTTCCTCATATGTCGTCCACCGCTGGGTAGTGTCGGTCCAGTTCGTCGCGTAAGGATAGAACACCTCGGCAGCTGGGGAGAGCTGCGATAGAAGCGCGGTGATATTTGAGGCTGTTGCAATCTGCGCGAGCCCGATCAAGGCCGTAGCGTATTGCTTGAAAGAGATCATGGCCTGTGTGCTTGTGGTAGAGGCAGAATAATACAACCAGGCACCTAGTGTTCTAAATACCGTTGGAGCGACTATGAGAACGCATTCTGAGGAACGGTGACCGCTGTCTTTTATTTTAGAGAGTCAACGTGGTGCGTAAACGTAAGATGATGGCATGAACCCACGAGAGATCTGACATCGTATCGGACATCCCTCAACTCAGGTAGCCTCGCAAAAACAATAATATCCGCTGACAAACAGCCGGGAGTCGAAGGATTCAACTACTATCCTGAAATCTAGATATGGCAATATTAGTGGACTCGCTAACGATAGTGTCCTATTGGCAGGTCCTCTGTTTCGTAGAATGGCTTCCTTCATCCGCTGTGGGTGGTGATAAGCTTTGAAAAGGATTCTAAGCATATCTGGCCGATACTTAGTTCCTTGGTGAAAGCGTCCACTGCGCCGTGTCGTCTAGAATCTGCAGAGGTTCGTCAGTCCGTTACGATATCATGAGAGTTGCGGCTAACCTTAGTGAAAAGCATCCAGCGCTTTTCTGGAATCGACAGGGGTATTCGAAAAGAGATCTGTAACACGTGGTTTTCAGTCTTAATTATCGTTTGGACCATGGATGCGCCTTGAGTCAAGCCTTCAGTTAGGTGGA of Aspergillus luchuensis IFO 4308 DNA, chromosome 7, nearly complete sequence contains these proteins:
- a CDS encoding FAD-binding oxidoreductase (COG:C;~EggNog:ENOG410PMQH;~InterPro:IPR006094,IPR036318,IPR016166,IPR012951;~PFAM:PF08031,PF01565;~SMCOG1138:FAD linked oxidase domain protein;~antiSMASH:Cluster_7.3;~go_function: GO:0016491 - oxidoreductase activity [Evidence IEA];~go_function: GO:0050660 - flavin adenine dinucleotide binding [Evidence IEA];~go_function: GO:0071949 - FAD binding [Evidence IEA];~go_process: GO:0055114 - oxidation-reduction process [Evidence IEA]); this translates as MISFKQYATALIGLAQIATASNITALLSQLSPAAEVFYPYATNWTDTTQRWTTYEEPTFFASIKPNTTLDVQRIVKYASTHNIPFLAMGGGHGYTTTFAELQYGLEIDLSGFNQVAVDADANRMTIGGGVRFRDIFEPLYSAGKEIQTGSGSCVGMVGATLGAGVGRYQGIHGLIIDALESVQLVTSNGSLITVSKTQEPDLFWGMRGAGFNFGIVTEATYTIYDLTNNGSVLNADFLFPASANGSFFEILASFNGTLPQPLSLFTLVINDTTYGPSIILNAAYAGPKSEGLAHLQPFLDLPYHKRNITQLTWNVLDTSALFGMDADFCIDGDMHNLWALGVARIDVPTHIAFFNTMVDFYYAYPEATGSSYEIEFFSTQAVRAVKDEETAYPYRDITAHVMLTFAYDDASLSQPVNDLASRWISRFNATSGFDRLQVYVSYAHGTEGLDAWYGAEKLPRLLELKKKWDPKGLFVYNNGLPVGN